The genomic region TATGCATGTCCTGCAAATGAGGCAGTAATTAAGAAATTAATTCCTTACAAATAAGATTGATAAAAGATAGGAGGTAAATTACAATGGCTAGAGTTAAAGGTGCTATGAACACCAGAAAAAGACATAAAAAGATTTTAAAATTAGCTAAAGGATATAGAGGCGCAAAAAGTAAATTATATAGAACTGCTAATCAGGCAGTTATGAAATCATTAGTTTATTCTTATATCGGAAGAAAACAAAAGAAGAGAGATTTCAGAAAATTATGGATTGCAAGAATAAATGCTGCTGCAAGAATGAATGGTATCAGTTATTCTAAATTTATGAATGGTCTTAAAAAAGCAAACATTACTCTTAATAGAAAAATGCTTGCAGAAATTGCTGTTTCTGACGAACAGGCTTTTAAAGCATTGGTAGAGAAGGCAAAAGCAAGCCTATAATATAAAGGGTTGTTAAAATTGTCTGGAACGTGCAAAAAGAATAATAGTTGGGATGCATAAGCATCCCATTTCTTTTTAAAGGTATAAATTTGATAAATCAAATTTATGGAATTTATTTTTGCACTTTGAACGAAAATGCTCTCTACCGTACAACGTACGCCTACGAGAACATTTTCGTCCAATCCAATCAATTTTCCCTAACCCTTGATTCATTTGGAAGGCATCGAGCCGTTCAAAACAAATGGTTGTTAAAATTGTCTGGAACGTGCAAAATAAAAAGATATTTGGGGTGAAAGACACTCCTTTTTTTATTAAAAAAAACGCAAAACATATTAAACAATGTTTTGCGTTTTTAACATTTTTATCAAAAATTATCTTTCTAAAATAAGTTTTGTAAGTTCAACAGGTTCAACGATTTTACCGTCTTTATAAACTCTCATATTACCTGATGCGATTTCGTCAATAAGAATAACTTCGTTATTGTTATAACCAAATTCAAACTTAATATCCCATAAATCAAGACCTATAGATTTCAAATCGTCAGCAACTATTTTTGTGATTTTTAAAGTTTGTTCTTTCATACTTTCAAACATTTCAGGTGTCATAACATTAAGAGCTGCAAGACCTTCTTTTGTAACAAGAGGATCGCCTAAAGCATCATTTTTAAATGTACATTCAACATATCCACCGTCTAAAACAGTACCGTCTTCAATATATTCTCCGTATCTTCTTATAAAACTTCCTGTAGCAACAAGTCTGCATATAACTTCTAATCCATGCCCAAAAACAGTTGCAGGAAGAACTTCCATGGTAGCATTATCAATATCTGCACCAACGTAATGAGTTTTGATGCCTGCTTTTTTCAAAAGTTCAAAATAGTGAATGGAAGTTTTAAGGTTTTCTTTTCCGATACCATCAATAGTAAGACCAACAGTATTTTCACCCGGATCAAAAACTCCGTCTTTACCTGTACAGTCATCTTTGAATTTCAGTAACACGTTACCGTTTTCCAAACTGTAAACATCTTTTGTTTTACCTGTGTAAATTTTTTTCATAAGTGGCACTCCCTCTATAAAATATAAATTATTAACAAAAATAATCACAAAATATATTCTATCATATTTTTTTTATTTTGCATATATTTTTTTTAAAAAAAATCAAATTTTTTTTAAAATTACCTGTATCTTCTTTTATATGTAGATCTTCTTCTTTTGGATCTTGTATTTATTCCTACAATTCCGCCTATGCCCGAAGCAATTATAATTGACAGAAAACTTTTAAAAAGCAGTATGTTAAATGAAAAACTAAAAGTTAATATTATGCTTAGTATGTATAATTCAACAAAGAATATAAATCCTGTTGCCATACCATTTAAAAGTCCATATTCATAAACATTCCTCGAAGTTAAAAAACCTGCAATAAGTGAGGTAATAACAGTTATTACCAAGGTTATAGTTCTTACAGCACTGTCAGGAATTATAGATAAAGCAGTAAGCAGTGAACATACAATAAATAAAACAAAAGTTAAAATCAAAGCAACAATACTGCTTATAATCGCTCTTCTTAAATCAATAATATTCATTTTCTAAACCCTCCTATAGAAAATATATTTATTTAGTATCCAATTTATACCCTTGCTTAAAATTTATTCTCTTCATTTTATCTTCAATCTCATTTAATATTTTTCTCCAGCTGTGTCCCCAGTTTTCAAAAACTGTTTCTTCTTCAGGTGCTCTGCCAAGAAGTCTTTGAACAGGGCAGTCAGGGTTGAGATATGAGAGGAATGTAATTACTTCATTTATAAATTCATCTTTGGTTTTAAGAGTTATTTCTCCATTTGTATACATATCGCAAAGCCGTGTGTTTTTTACGATGTATAAAGAATGGCATTTTACATTAGAAACTTTGCATTCATTTAAAAATAATGCAGAATTAATAACATCATCTAATGTGTCGCAAAACAGCCCCAAAATAATATGCGCACCAACTAAAAAACCATAACTTAATATTAATTCGGAGGATTTTTTGAAATCGGAAACGGTATGTCCTCTGTTTAAAATTTTAAGAGAATTGTCATTAGCTGTTTGCAAACCCATCTCAAACATAATTTCAATTCCGAATTCTTCCTTTATCATTTTTGCGTAATCAAGATGTTCTTTTTGTATACAGTCAGGGCGCGTTGAAATCGCAATTTCAACTATGTTTTTAAATCTTGTTACTTTTTTTAAATTTTCATAAAAAACTTTTGGAGGAAGATAAGTGTTGGTAAAATTTTGAAAGTAGGCAATAAATTTTTTTGCCTTATATTTACTTCCTATATATTCCATATTTTCTGTAATCTGAGTTTCGATAGGAACAGTGTTTTCTTTTGTTTCAAACCCTGCGCCGACAGAAGAACAAAAAATGCATCCGCCGACTCCCTTAGTGCCGTCACGGTTAGGGCAGGTAAGCGGTAAATTTATAGGCAGTTTATATACTTTTTCGTGATATTTTTCTTTAAGATAATCTGAATATTTATAATACATAATATCATTCTAAAAAATGCCATTTTAAAAATGGCATTTTCATATAATTACTCTTTTAT from Oscillospiraceae bacterium harbors:
- a CDS encoding phosphoribosylaminoimidazolesuccinocarboxamide synthase, producing MKKIYTGKTKDVYSLENGNVLLKFKDDCTGKDGVFDPGENTVGLTIDGIGKENLKTSIHYFELLKKAGIKTHYVGADIDNATMEVLPATVFGHGLEVICRLVATGSFIRRYGEYIEDGTVLDGGYVECTFKNDALGDPLVTKEGLAALNVMTPEMFESMKEQTLKITKIVADDLKSIGLDLWDIKFEFGYNNNEVILIDEIASGNMRVYKDGKIVEPVELTKLILER
- the rplT gene encoding 50S ribosomal protein L20, with the translated sequence MARVKGAMNTRKRHKKILKLAKGYRGAKSKLYRTANQAVMKSLVYSYIGRKQKKRDFRKLWIARINAAARMNGISYSKFMNGLKKANITLNRKMLAEIAVSDEQAFKALVEKAKASL
- a CDS encoding TIGR04086 family membrane protein — translated: MNIIDLRRAIISSIVALILTFVLFIVCSLLTALSIIPDSAVRTITLVITVITSLIAGFLTSRNVYEYGLLNGMATGFIFFVELYILSIILTFSFSFNILLFKSFLSIIIASGIGGIVGINTRSKRRRSTYKRRYR
- a CDS encoding TIGR01212 family radical SAM protein; protein product: MMYYKYSDYLKEKYHEKVYKLPINLPLTCPNRDGTKGVGGCIFCSSVGAGFETKENTVPIETQITENMEYIGSKYKAKKFIAYFQNFTNTYLPPKVFYENLKKVTRFKNIVEIAISTRPDCIQKEHLDYAKMIKEEFGIEIMFEMGLQTANDNSLKILNRGHTVSDFKKSSELILSYGFLVGAHIILGLFCDTLDDVINSALFLNECKVSNVKCHSLYIVKNTRLCDMYTNGEITLKTKDEFINEVITFLSYLNPDCPVQRLLGRAPEEETVFENWGHSWRKILNEIEDKMKRINFKQGYKLDTK